From the Cucurbita pepo subsp. pepo cultivar mu-cu-16 chromosome LG05, ASM280686v2, whole genome shotgun sequence genome, one window contains:
- the LOC111794749 gene encoding uncharacterized protein LOC111794749 isoform X3, whose translation MLVQGDLSLDLVQMYSGSFKDALKQTMLSQEVMFRNQVLELHRLYDVQRILMQNFGFEEFDRHGFRKAGMKSTFMPYANPARYDPFMKETEVFSIRMLQKRPAQNHKLQLKHLDLQLPADQYISLIESDLEELDLSLDLGVGNREKESDKETLLHEKSRCMLSQEVIDLEDSIDDDAENVYSLDLNVPTIECTESENSHGHISSDYLPIKNQQFGSYEVGYLDLNEAQNDDSSCHSNDLITTRYSTSTSSSGFKGAVGKVQQANCASPIRVEQKNNCSTESSTLDQDANETHTTESKFKGTNTCEMYNTQCDEAPMESIVNGSNNFRNCRDDESEKLEAVIELPADRHTRVRKSEVCSDCNHAAEDGCNGVLTISGMSTCNAENDSGGEKKVQILSLSSNQSYETQKGLHSTETILSTEQDHKSSCSIESEHDEESSEMKLLLQHAAESLVSMSLADSSEAHECNTKTESNGTGKVQVDQPQHSSDSFELLVLKQAENGEDDEFSVSSQLSEVVDMENMNVGVKLRRGRRLKDFQREILPSLSCLSRHEICEDINIMEAVLRSREYRKIRAKMQDGQKWCAPTKSKRSRRRTIL comes from the exons ATGTTGGTTCAAGGAGATTTGAGTTTAGATTTAGTACAAATGTATTCTGGTTCGTTTAAAGATGCATTGAAGCAAACCATGCTGAGCCAGGAAGTTATGTTTAGAAATCAG GTTCTTGAATTACATCGATTGTACGATGTACAAAGGATACTGATGCAGAATTTTGGCTTCGAGGAGTTTGACCGACACGGTTTTAGGAAAGCCGGGATGAAATCAACTTTCATGCCATATGCAAATCCTGCAAGATATGATCCATTTATGAAAGAAACCGAAGTTTTCTCGATTCGCATG CTTCAAAAGCGGCCAGCTCAAAACCATAAGCTTCAGCTCAAGCATCTTGATTTGCAGCTTCCTGCAGATCAGTACATTAGCCTCATTG AATCAGACTTGGAAGAGTTAGATCTTTCTCTAGATCTTGGAGTGGGGAACCGAGAAAAGGAGAGCGACAAAGAAACACTTCTGCACGAGAAGTCTCGTTGTATGCTCTCTCAAGAAGTTATTGATTTGGAAGATTCGATTGACGACGATGCCGAAAATGTATATTCTTTAGATCTAAATGTTCCAACAATTGAATGCACAG AATCTGAAAATAGCCATGGTCATATCTCAAGTGACTATCTCCCTATCAAGAACCAACAGTTTGGGTCCTATGAAGTAGGATATCTGGACCTTAATGAAGCTCAGAATGATGATTCATCTTGTCACTCGAATGATCTTATTACGACTCGCTATTCAACCTCGACATCATCATCTGGTTTCAAGGGAGCAGTTGGCAAGGTACAACAAGCGAATTGCGCCTCCCCTATTAGGGTCGAACAGAAGAATAACTGTTCTACTGAATCTTCCACACTTGATCAGGATGCAAATGAAACTCACACTACAGAGTCCAAATTTAAGGGAACAAATACATGTGAAATGTATAACACTCAATGTGATGAAGCTCCGATGGAGTCGATAGTAAACGGTTCTAACAACTTTAGGAACTGTCGTGACGACGAAAGTGAAAAATTGGAGGCTGTAATTGAGCTTCCTGCTGACAGGCATACAAGGGTTCGAAAGAGTGAAGTATGCTCTGACTGTAATCATGCTGCAGAAGACGGTTGCAACGGAGTATTGACGATTTCGGGCATGTCTACTTGTAATGCAGAAAATGACTCTGGTGGGGAGAAAAAGGTGCAAATTTTGAGTCTCTCTAGTAACCAGTCTTATGAAACTCAAAAGGGGCTGCATAGTACAGAAACCATCTTGTCCACTGAGCAAGATCATAAGTCTTCTTGTAGCATTGAATCAGAACATGATGAAGAATCTTCTGAAATGAAACTTCTACTTCAACATGCGGCTGAGTCGCTTGTTTCTATGTCTTTGGCTGATTCGAGCGAAGCTCATGAGTGTAACACAAAAACAGAATCAAATGGCACGGGAAAAGTTCAGGTGGATCAACCACAGCATTCTTCTGATTCCTTTGAGTTACTAGTTCTAAAGCAAGCAGAAAACGGTGAAGACGATGAGTTCTCTGTATCGTCGCAGCTGTCTGAAGTAGTTGACATGGAGAACATGAATGTTGGCGTTAAGTTGAGGCGGGGAAGAAGATTGAAAGACTTCCAGAGAGAGATACTTCCTAGTCTATCCTGTCTTTCAAGACATGAGATTTGTGAAGATATTAACATTATGGAGGCTGTTTTACGGTCAAGAGAATACCGAAAAATCCGAGCTAAAATGCAAGATGGACAGAAATGGTGCGCGCCTACGAAGAGCAAACGATCCAGACGAAGAACCATTTTGTGA
- the LOC111794749 gene encoding uncharacterized protein LOC111794749 isoform X2, with product MLVQGDLSLDLVQMYSGSFKDALKQTMLSQEVMFRNQVLELHRLYDVQRILMQNFGFEEFDRHGFRKAGMKSTFMPYANPARYDPFMKETEVFSIRMLQKRPAQNHKLQLKHLDLQLPADQYISLIDLEELDLSLDLGVGNREKESDKETLLHEKSRCMLSQEVIDLEDSIDDDAENVYSLDLNVPTIECTGKESENSHGHISSDYLPIKNQQFGSYEVGYLDLNEAQNDDSSCHSNDLITTRYSTSTSSSGFKGAVGKVQQANCASPIRVEQKNNCSTESSTLDQDANETHTTESKFKGTNTCEMYNTQCDEAPMESIVNGSNNFRNCRDDESEKLEAVIELPADRHTRVRKSEVCSDCNHAAEDGCNGVLTISGMSTCNAENDSGGEKKVQILSLSSNQSYETQKGLHSTETILSTEQDHKSSCSIESEHDEESSEMKLLLQHAAESLVSMSLADSSEAHECNTKTESNGTGKVQVDQPQHSSDSFELLVLKQAENGEDDEFSVSSQLSEVVDMENMNVGVKLRRGRRLKDFQREILPSLSCLSRHEICEDINIMEAVLRSREYRKIRAKMQDGQKWCAPTKSKRSRRRTIL from the exons ATGTTGGTTCAAGGAGATTTGAGTTTAGATTTAGTACAAATGTATTCTGGTTCGTTTAAAGATGCATTGAAGCAAACCATGCTGAGCCAGGAAGTTATGTTTAGAAATCAG GTTCTTGAATTACATCGATTGTACGATGTACAAAGGATACTGATGCAGAATTTTGGCTTCGAGGAGTTTGACCGACACGGTTTTAGGAAAGCCGGGATGAAATCAACTTTCATGCCATATGCAAATCCTGCAAGATATGATCCATTTATGAAAGAAACCGAAGTTTTCTCGATTCGCATG CTTCAAAAGCGGCCAGCTCAAAACCATAAGCTTCAGCTCAAGCATCTTGATTTGCAGCTTCCTGCAGATCAGTACATTAGCCTCATTG ACTTGGAAGAGTTAGATCTTTCTCTAGATCTTGGAGTGGGGAACCGAGAAAAGGAGAGCGACAAAGAAACACTTCTGCACGAGAAGTCTCGTTGTATGCTCTCTCAAGAAGTTATTGATTTGGAAGATTCGATTGACGACGATGCCGAAAATGTATATTCTTTAGATCTAAATGTTCCAACAATTGAATGCACAGGTAAAG AATCTGAAAATAGCCATGGTCATATCTCAAGTGACTATCTCCCTATCAAGAACCAACAGTTTGGGTCCTATGAAGTAGGATATCTGGACCTTAATGAAGCTCAGAATGATGATTCATCTTGTCACTCGAATGATCTTATTACGACTCGCTATTCAACCTCGACATCATCATCTGGTTTCAAGGGAGCAGTTGGCAAGGTACAACAAGCGAATTGCGCCTCCCCTATTAGGGTCGAACAGAAGAATAACTGTTCTACTGAATCTTCCACACTTGATCAGGATGCAAATGAAACTCACACTACAGAGTCCAAATTTAAGGGAACAAATACATGTGAAATGTATAACACTCAATGTGATGAAGCTCCGATGGAGTCGATAGTAAACGGTTCTAACAACTTTAGGAACTGTCGTGACGACGAAAGTGAAAAATTGGAGGCTGTAATTGAGCTTCCTGCTGACAGGCATACAAGGGTTCGAAAGAGTGAAGTATGCTCTGACTGTAATCATGCTGCAGAAGACGGTTGCAACGGAGTATTGACGATTTCGGGCATGTCTACTTGTAATGCAGAAAATGACTCTGGTGGGGAGAAAAAGGTGCAAATTTTGAGTCTCTCTAGTAACCAGTCTTATGAAACTCAAAAGGGGCTGCATAGTACAGAAACCATCTTGTCCACTGAGCAAGATCATAAGTCTTCTTGTAGCATTGAATCAGAACATGATGAAGAATCTTCTGAAATGAAACTTCTACTTCAACATGCGGCTGAGTCGCTTGTTTCTATGTCTTTGGCTGATTCGAGCGAAGCTCATGAGTGTAACACAAAAACAGAATCAAATGGCACGGGAAAAGTTCAGGTGGATCAACCACAGCATTCTTCTGATTCCTTTGAGTTACTAGTTCTAAAGCAAGCAGAAAACGGTGAAGACGATGAGTTCTCTGTATCGTCGCAGCTGTCTGAAGTAGTTGACATGGAGAACATGAATGTTGGCGTTAAGTTGAGGCGGGGAAGAAGATTGAAAGACTTCCAGAGAGAGATACTTCCTAGTCTATCCTGTCTTTCAAGACATGAGATTTGTGAAGATATTAACATTATGGAGGCTGTTTTACGGTCAAGAGAATACCGAAAAATCCGAGCTAAAATGCAAGATGGACAGAAATGGTGCGCGCCTACGAAGAGCAAACGATCCAGACGAAGAACCATTTTGTGA
- the LOC111795718 gene encoding uncharacterized protein LOC111795718 produces MAWVKSLQCKSRVFEDVYHPSPKNLIPSASCRKGVQSLKDVVETTKSKNKKPKPSPPDRKPVPRISKSEPGSSPCTRSRTSVSSRSLIRPNDLLFPALSELPEGHHSRSVVEIIFHTRWTPKAFTGQVEMIFKVQNGSKTVARFEEYREMVKAKAAMGCPADEENARSVADGNEVMRFHCMGPTSDCAKYDGSGAAAGWSFPGVRGSSSSAICTFAGSAVAHENAGGGRGRRAMLVCRVIAGRVSKQAKKPDPFLEARVGVDSVSRENGELLVFDSRAVLPCFLIIYKL; encoded by the coding sequence ATGGCGTGGGTCAAATCCCTTCAGTGCAAATCCAGAGTTTTCGAAGACGTTTATCATCCAAGCCCTAAGAATCTAATCCCGAGTGCCAGCTGTCGGAAGGGCGTTCAGAGCCTCAAAGACGTCGTTGAAACCACCAAATCGAAGAACAAGAAGCCCAAACCCTCGCCGCCCGATAGAAAACCTGTTCCTCGAATCTCCAAATCAGAACCCGGATCGAGTCCCTGCACCCGCTCCAGAACCAGCGTTTCCTCTCGTTCATTGATAAGGCCCAACGATCTCCTCTTTCCGGCGCTTTCGGAGTTGCCGGAGGGCCATCATTCACGGAGCGTCGTTGAGATAATCTTCCACACGAGGTGGACCCCTAAGGCGTTTACGGGTCAGGTCGAGATGATTTTCAAGGTCCAGAACGGGTCCAAGACGGTGGCCCGATTTGAAGAGTATCGCGAAATGGTCAAGGCCAAGGCGGCAATGGGATGTCCCGCCGACGAGGAGAATGCCCGTTCTGTCGCCGACGGGAACGAGGTCATGAGGTTTCACTGCATGGGTCCGACATCCGACTGTGCAAAATACGACGGTAGCGGCGCCGCCGCCGGGTGGAGTTTCCCCGGGGTGAGAGGGTCGTCATCGTCGGCGATTTGCACTTTCGCCGGAAGTGCGGTAGCCCACGAGAACGCCGGCGGCGGAAGAGGGAGAAGAGCGATGTTGGTTTGTCGGGTCATCGCCGGTCGGGTCTCAAAGCAAGCGAAGAAACCCGACCCGTTTCTGGAAGCCCGAGTTGGCGTGGACTCGGTGAGTAGGGAAAACGGCGAGTTGCTCGTATTCGACTCGCGTGCAGTTCTCCCTTGTTTCCTCATCATCTAcaaattgtaa
- the LOC111794749 gene encoding uncharacterized protein LOC111794749 isoform X1, producing the protein MLVQGDLSLDLVQMYSGSFKDALKQTMLSQEVMFRNQVLELHRLYDVQRILMQNFGFEEFDRHGFRKAGMKSTFMPYANPARYDPFMKETEVFSIRMLQKRPAQNHKLQLKHLDLQLPADQYISLIESDLEELDLSLDLGVGNREKESDKETLLHEKSRCMLSQEVIDLEDSIDDDAENVYSLDLNVPTIECTGKESENSHGHISSDYLPIKNQQFGSYEVGYLDLNEAQNDDSSCHSNDLITTRYSTSTSSSGFKGAVGKVQQANCASPIRVEQKNNCSTESSTLDQDANETHTTESKFKGTNTCEMYNTQCDEAPMESIVNGSNNFRNCRDDESEKLEAVIELPADRHTRVRKSEVCSDCNHAAEDGCNGVLTISGMSTCNAENDSGGEKKVQILSLSSNQSYETQKGLHSTETILSTEQDHKSSCSIESEHDEESSEMKLLLQHAAESLVSMSLADSSEAHECNTKTESNGTGKVQVDQPQHSSDSFELLVLKQAENGEDDEFSVSSQLSEVVDMENMNVGVKLRRGRRLKDFQREILPSLSCLSRHEICEDINIMEAVLRSREYRKIRAKMQDGQKWCAPTKSKRSRRRTIL; encoded by the exons ATGTTGGTTCAAGGAGATTTGAGTTTAGATTTAGTACAAATGTATTCTGGTTCGTTTAAAGATGCATTGAAGCAAACCATGCTGAGCCAGGAAGTTATGTTTAGAAATCAG GTTCTTGAATTACATCGATTGTACGATGTACAAAGGATACTGATGCAGAATTTTGGCTTCGAGGAGTTTGACCGACACGGTTTTAGGAAAGCCGGGATGAAATCAACTTTCATGCCATATGCAAATCCTGCAAGATATGATCCATTTATGAAAGAAACCGAAGTTTTCTCGATTCGCATG CTTCAAAAGCGGCCAGCTCAAAACCATAAGCTTCAGCTCAAGCATCTTGATTTGCAGCTTCCTGCAGATCAGTACATTAGCCTCATTG AATCAGACTTGGAAGAGTTAGATCTTTCTCTAGATCTTGGAGTGGGGAACCGAGAAAAGGAGAGCGACAAAGAAACACTTCTGCACGAGAAGTCTCGTTGTATGCTCTCTCAAGAAGTTATTGATTTGGAAGATTCGATTGACGACGATGCCGAAAATGTATATTCTTTAGATCTAAATGTTCCAACAATTGAATGCACAGGTAAAG AATCTGAAAATAGCCATGGTCATATCTCAAGTGACTATCTCCCTATCAAGAACCAACAGTTTGGGTCCTATGAAGTAGGATATCTGGACCTTAATGAAGCTCAGAATGATGATTCATCTTGTCACTCGAATGATCTTATTACGACTCGCTATTCAACCTCGACATCATCATCTGGTTTCAAGGGAGCAGTTGGCAAGGTACAACAAGCGAATTGCGCCTCCCCTATTAGGGTCGAACAGAAGAATAACTGTTCTACTGAATCTTCCACACTTGATCAGGATGCAAATGAAACTCACACTACAGAGTCCAAATTTAAGGGAACAAATACATGTGAAATGTATAACACTCAATGTGATGAAGCTCCGATGGAGTCGATAGTAAACGGTTCTAACAACTTTAGGAACTGTCGTGACGACGAAAGTGAAAAATTGGAGGCTGTAATTGAGCTTCCTGCTGACAGGCATACAAGGGTTCGAAAGAGTGAAGTATGCTCTGACTGTAATCATGCTGCAGAAGACGGTTGCAACGGAGTATTGACGATTTCGGGCATGTCTACTTGTAATGCAGAAAATGACTCTGGTGGGGAGAAAAAGGTGCAAATTTTGAGTCTCTCTAGTAACCAGTCTTATGAAACTCAAAAGGGGCTGCATAGTACAGAAACCATCTTGTCCACTGAGCAAGATCATAAGTCTTCTTGTAGCATTGAATCAGAACATGATGAAGAATCTTCTGAAATGAAACTTCTACTTCAACATGCGGCTGAGTCGCTTGTTTCTATGTCTTTGGCTGATTCGAGCGAAGCTCATGAGTGTAACACAAAAACAGAATCAAATGGCACGGGAAAAGTTCAGGTGGATCAACCACAGCATTCTTCTGATTCCTTTGAGTTACTAGTTCTAAAGCAAGCAGAAAACGGTGAAGACGATGAGTTCTCTGTATCGTCGCAGCTGTCTGAAGTAGTTGACATGGAGAACATGAATGTTGGCGTTAAGTTGAGGCGGGGAAGAAGATTGAAAGACTTCCAGAGAGAGATACTTCCTAGTCTATCCTGTCTTTCAAGACATGAGATTTGTGAAGATATTAACATTATGGAGGCTGTTTTACGGTCAAGAGAATACCGAAAAATCCGAGCTAAAATGCAAGATGGACAGAAATGGTGCGCGCCTACGAAGAGCAAACGATCCAGACGAAGAACCATTTTGTGA